From the genome of Pelobates fuscus isolate aPelFus1 chromosome 6, aPelFus1.pri, whole genome shotgun sequence, one region includes:
- the LOC134615254 gene encoding glycosyltransferase family 92 protein F13G3.3-like, which translates to MKKCFICTQLISFVLILYYYYKSEKDKPGRKILHANNDTSNTITAPGDNQQPEEEKPGSRILYVPNIANSTITALSDNQTFILAPYYDLRGPTPIIRVLAIIHHSVRELYCWFHCIHSSSVTVRAEVDLHAERYGYPYGTADLLCTEPPNCSYHYISVHWSNATNITQLLLFEVRNRPPHTLSVNFTVCISTMYGDYNNVLQTIQSIEMYKLLGAGRVTIYVNKCHENVDKVLQYYIEEGILEVVPWPIDKFLRTSKLWRFYLNKNSQVHYYGQTATLNDCLNRNMYKSKFVFFNGIDEIILPRKHYNWGSLMQSLQQQYPQTSVLIFENHVFKTSANRSELNIWEDIPGVNILLHNYRDPNNKYINSYKFVVDPRQVYQIRVHRILKSKGKHEHVSKDTVIIFHTKGLQEKYGDKSLIEDRTLWRFNLSLTQNVKVIQRVFLHR; encoded by the coding sequence ATGAAGAAATGTTTTATCTGCACCCAACTTATTTCCtttgtattaatattatattattactacAAATCAGAGAAAGATAAACCTGGAAGAAAAATATTACATGCTAATAATGATACAAGTAACACAATAACTGCTCCGGGTGATAACCAACAACCAGAGGAGGAGAAACCTGGAAGTAGAATACTATATGTTCCAAACATTGCAAACAGCACAATAACTGCTTTGAGTGATAACCAGACCTTTATCCTGGCTCCGTACTATGACCTCCGAGGACCCACACCCATTATCCGGGTGCTTGCTATTATACATCATTCAGTGAGAGAGCTTTATTGTTGGTTCCACTGTATCCATAGCTCCTCCGTGACAGTCAGAGCAGAGGTAGACCTCCATGCAGAAAGGTATGGATATCCATATGGAACGGCTGACCTGTTATGTACTGAGCCTCCAAACTGTTCCTATCATTACATATCTGTCCATTGGTCCAATGCCACAAACATAACTCAGCTGCTGTTGTTTGAAGTCCGAAACCGTCCTCCTCATACTCTGTCTGTCAATTTCACCGTCTGCATTTCCACCATGTACGGAGATTATAATAATGTTCTACAGACTATCCAGAGCATTGAAATGTATAAACTGCTTGGAGCTGGAAGAGTTACAATCTATGTCAACAAGTGTCATGAGAATGTGGACAAAGTCTTACAATATTACATTGAAGAAGGAATTCTAGAGGTCGTTCCTTGGCCAATAGACAAATTCTTACGTACATCTAAATTATGGCGATTTTACTTAAATAAAAATAGTCAGGTTCACTACTATGGACAAACAGCCACTTTAAATGACTGTCTAAACAGGAATATGTATAAAAGTAAGTTTGTCTTCTTTAATGGCATTGATGAAATCATTCTTCCGAGAAAGCACTACAATTGGGGGTCGTTAATGCAGAGTCTTCAACAGCAATATCCACAGACCAGCGTCTTAATTTTCGAAAATCATGTTTTCAAAACATCTGCTAATAGGTCTGAATTGAACATTTGGGAGGACATTCCTGGGGTTAATATCCTACTTCACAACTATAGGGACCcaaacaataaatatatcaatTCCTATAAATTTGTAGTAGACCCCAGACAGGTCTATCAGATAAGAGTCCATCGAATTTTAAAGAGTAAAGGCAAACATGAACATGTCTCAAAAGACACAGTCATTATTTTTCACACTAAAGGATTACAAGAAAAATATGGAGATAAATCACTCATTGAAGATAGAACACTGTGGAGATTCAATTTGTCCTTGACACAAAATGTTAAAGTTATTCAGCGTGTTTTCTTGCATCGCTAA